TGGTCCGCCTGCACCTGGGTGAGGTCGAAGACCCCCATCAGCCGGGTGCGCGCGGCGGCCGTGTCGTCCGAGGAGCGGATGATCTCGATGACCTCGTCGATGTCCACGAGGGCGAGCAGCAGGCCCTCCACGAGGTGGAGGCGGTCCTGGCGGCGCTGCAGCCGGTGGGCGGTGCGGCGGCGGACCACGTCGAGGCGGTGGTCCACGTAGACGCGCAGCAGCGGCAGCAGGCCCAGGGTCTGCGGCTGGCCGTCCACGAGGGCGACGTTGTTGATGCCGAAGGTCTCCTCGAGCGGCGTGTGCCGGTAGAGGGCGGCGAGCACGGCCTGCGGGTTGAAGCCCGACTTCAGCTCGATCTGCAGGCGCAGCCCGTTCTTGCGGTCCGTGAGGTCCACGACGTCGGCGATGCCGCTGAGCTTCTTCGCGTCGACGCCGGCCTTGATCCGCTCGATGACCTTCTCCGGACCCACGGCGTACGGCAGCTCGGTGACCACGAGCCCGGTCCGGCGCGCCGAGACCTGCTCCACGGCGACGGCGGCGCGCATCCGGAAGGTGCCCCGGCCGGTGGCGTAGGCGTCGCGCACCCCGTCCAGCCCCACGATCCGGCCGCCCGAGGGCAGGTCGGGGCCCGGGATGTGCGCCATGATCGCCTCGAGGTCGGCCTCGGGGTCGGCGAGCAGGTGGCGGGCGGCCGCCACCACCTCGCGCAGGTTGTGCGGGGCCATGTTCGTGGCCATGCCGACGGCGATGCCCGTGGTGCCGTTGACCAGCAGGTTCGGGTACGCGGCGGGCAGGACGGCGGGCTGCTGGAACTGGTTGTCGTAGTTGGGGACGAAGTCCACCGTGTCCTCGTCGAGGTCCGCGGTGAGCGCCAGGGCGGCCGGCGCCATGCGGGCCTCCGTGTAGCGCGGGGCCGCGGGGCCGTCGTCGAGCGAGCCGAAGTTGCCGTGCCCGTCCACCACGGGCAGGCGCAGGGAGAACGGCTGGGCCAGGCGGACCATCGCGTCGTAGATCGCGGCGTCGCCGTGGGGGTGCAGCTTGCCCATCACCTCGCCCACCACGCGGGCGGACTTCACGTGGCCGCGGTCCGGGCGCAGCCCCATCCGGGACATCATGTAGAGGATGCGCCGCTGCACCGGCTTGAGCCCGTCGCGGGCGTCCGGCAGGGCGCGGGAGTAGATCACCGAGTAGGCGTACTCGAGGAACGAGGCCTCCATCTCCTCGGAGACGTCGACGTCGACGATGTTCTCCTGCTCCAGCGGGAGCGGGCGCGCGACGTCCTGCTCGGAGGGGCGGGAACGGGAAGAACGGGACATCATGGTGCTC
The sequence above is a segment of the Micrococcus endophyticus genome. Coding sequences within it:
- a CDS encoding DNA gyrase/topoisomerase IV subunit A — its product is MMSRSSRSRPSEQDVARPLPLEQENIVDVDVSEEMEASFLEYAYSVIYSRALPDARDGLKPVQRRILYMMSRMGLRPDRGHVKSARVVGEVMGKLHPHGDAAIYDAMVRLAQPFSLRLPVVDGHGNFGSLDDGPAAPRYTEARMAPAALALTADLDEDTVDFVPNYDNQFQQPAVLPAAYPNLLVNGTTGIAVGMATNMAPHNLREVVAAARHLLADPEADLEAIMAHIPGPDLPSGGRIVGLDGVRDAYATGRGTFRMRAAVAVEQVSARRTGLVVTELPYAVGPEKVIERIKAGVDAKKLSGIADVVDLTDRKNGLRLQIELKSGFNPQAVLAALYRHTPLEETFGINNVALVDGQPQTLGLLPLLRVYVDHRLDVVRRRTAHRLQRRQDRLHLVEGLLLALVDIDEVIEIIRSSDDTAAARTRLMGVFDLTQVQADHILELRLRQLTKFSRIELEAERDELQAAIAELEAILGSEARLREVVSAELQAVADEFGDDRRTVLLEAETVAAPAASTAGGPTPAGAAQAGADLMVPDTACWAVLTTSGRLLRTADRTPIASQGRRRKHDAFASVVATTARGEIGALTSTGALHRIQAVDLPAAPEPSAAPAMTGSVPAKELVPLGKGESLVALVPLDAVIALGTAQGVVKRVRPEWPLNREVAEAIALKDGDAVVGAAPAVDDEDQLVFLTRAGQLLRYAASAVRPQGPAAGGVAGLRVAADDAVLTFGVAPAASLTGSGDDAAAHPRPAVVVTVTDGEGDLLGSAGGSVKVTPLGEYPAKGRGTGGVRAHRLLKGETSLVLGWVGAGPALAASKAGVARALPVEYGRRDGSGVPVDQRIEAVGAGASPELLSALPVADDPVTVSAD